GATGCTAGAGAAGAAAATACAAAAAAGTAAAAATAACCGTTTATGGTTCGGGATAAAGGGCTAATTATGGAGTTTTTCAGATATACAAAAACCTTTAACTTTATGGGGAAGTCAAAACTTGCAATGATTATATCTATTGCAGTTGTGTTGAGTTCATTGGCTCTGTTGGCAGTTAAAGGACTAAACTACGGTGTTGATTTTGCCGGCGGAACAATAGTTCAAGTTAAATACACTTCAGTAGCTCCAATTGATGAAATGAGAGAAAAATTAAAGAGCAACAAGCTGTTTAACAGTGCTAGTATCACAGAGTTTGGGTCTGCTGAGGAAGTTGTAATCCGTATGAAAACAACAACAGGAAGTGTTACTGTTGATATCGGTGATGAAACAAGAGCCGCTTTGTCTGGCACAGGAGAGTTCGAAGTTCGACGTGTTGATATAGTAGGTCCAAAAGTAGGCAGTGAGCTAAAAGAGAAGGGAATAATGTCCCTAGTCTTAGCTGTTTTTGGTATTTTGGTCTATGTTGCATTTAGATTTGAGTGGAGATTTGCCGTTGCTTCAATAGTTGCACTTGTGCATGATGTCTCTATTGCTCTTGGTGCTATTACGCTTGTTGGTTTAGATGTTAACCTTGATGTTTTAGCGGCACTTTTAACAATACTTGGTTACTCACTAAACGATACTATCATTGTATTTGACCGTATCCGCGAGGGTGTAACCAATGGTAGAAATAGCGACCTCTCAGGGATTATTGACGAGTCAGTTACGAGAACATTGGCTAGAACAACTCTAACCTCTCTTACAACCTTCTTCGTTGTATTTACATTGTTTATGTTTGGCGGTGAGATTATTCATGCTTTTGCATTTACTCTATTAGTTGGTGTTGTAGTTGGAACATACTCATCAATCTTTGTTGCTTCACCGATTTTGCTTGCATTTGGTTTTGATGTGAAAAAATACCATATCAAGCTTGCACATAAAGCAAAAAGAGAAGCCGAAAAACAAAGAATGCGTGAACAATTCGAATCTGGAGTGATGTAAAACATCATTTTATTCTTATGCACCCATCCCTAGAGAGGGTGCAAATTCTTCAATTAAATATAATTATATTGTTAGCTTAGTTATTTTGTATAAAAATAATTAAGCTTAAGTCTCC
The sequence above is drawn from the Candidatus Sulfurimonas baltica genome and encodes:
- the secF gene encoding protein translocase subunit SecF; amino-acid sequence: MEFFRYTKTFNFMGKSKLAMIISIAVVLSSLALLAVKGLNYGVDFAGGTIVQVKYTSVAPIDEMREKLKSNKLFNSASITEFGSAEEVVIRMKTTTGSVTVDIGDETRAALSGTGEFEVRRVDIVGPKVGSELKEKGIMSLVLAVFGILVYVAFRFEWRFAVASIVALVHDVSIALGAITLVGLDVNLDVLAALLTILGYSLNDTIIVFDRIREGVTNGRNSDLSGIIDESVTRTLARTTLTSLTTFFVVFTLFMFGGEIIHAFAFTLLVGVVVGTYSSIFVASPILLAFGFDVKKYHIKLAHKAKREAEKQRMREQFESGVM